One stretch of Prunus persica cultivar Lovell chromosome G1, Prunus_persica_NCBIv2, whole genome shotgun sequence DNA includes these proteins:
- the LOC18791866 gene encoding vacuole membrane protein KMS1: MGSRKQANSSSSSPPSSSQRTEISISGLSEKHQEELENLTLTTQPFRTLKFFILAVVQYVKRSISYLLAKGGWLMLLSTVVASLGILLVTIDGPHEKHVEELLKYFQFGLWWVALGVASSIGLGSGLHTFVLYLGPHIAFFTLKAMQCGRVDLKSAPYDTIQLKRGPSWLGKNCSEFGPPLFPSLHGLRVPLSSILPQVQLEAILWGVGTAIGELPPYFISRAASLSGDKVDGMEELDAPSDEGTGFIATHLNRVKRWLLSHSQQFNFFTILVLASVPNPLFDLAGIMCGQFGIPFWKFFLATVIGKAIIKTHLQTVFIISVCNNQLLNWIENELIWVFSLIPGFAAVLPNLIAKIDAAKEKYLTASSVSSNIKVKTWDFSFASIWNTLVWLMLFNFFVKIVNATAQRYLKKQQEKELALLTKKS, translated from the exons ATGGGGTCCCGTAAACAAgcaaattcttcttcttcgtcacCACCTTCGTCCTCTCAGCGCACGGAAATTTCGATCTCAG GGCTCAGTGAGAAGCATCAAGAGGAACTAGAAAACTTGACACTAACAACACAACCCTTCAGAACATtgaagtttttcattttggctGTAGTTCAATATGTGAAGCGTTCAATATCATATCTGTTGGCAAAAGGTGGTTGGCTTATGCTTTTGAGTACTGTCGTAGCGTCACTTGGAATTCTTCTAGTGACCATTGATGGCCCTCATGAGAAG CATGTTGAGGAACTTCTCAAATATTTCCAGTTCGGGCTATGGTGGGTGGCACTTGGAGTTGCATCATCAATTGGTCTTG GATCTGGTTTGCACACGTTTGTCCTATATCTGGGTCCTCATATTGCCTTCTTTACTTTAAAGGCGATGCAGTGTGGTCGAGTTGATTTAAAAAGTGCTCCCTATGATACAATACAGCTAAAAAGAGGTCCTTCGTGGCTTGGGAAAAACTGCTCTGAATTTGGGCCCCCATTGTTTCCGTCATTACATGGTTTGCGGGTTCCACTTAGCAGCATATTACCTCAGGTCCAGCTAGAGGCTATTTTATGGGGTGTTGGGACTGCAATTGGAGAGCTTCCTCCATATTTTATCTCAAGAGCAG CAAGCTTATCTGGCGACAAAGTGGATGGCATGGAAGAATTGGATGCCCCCTCAGATGAAGGAACAGGATTCATAGCTACTCATCTAAACCGAGTCAAACGCTGGCTTCTATCACACTCACAACAGTTTAACTTCTTTACGATCTTAGTGCTTGCTTCG GTGCCAAATCCTCTTTTTGACCTGGCTGGCATTATGTGTGGACAATTTGGTATTCCATTCTGGAAATTTTTCCTTGCAACAGTGATTGGAAAGGCAATTATTAAAACTCATCTACAG ACGGTCTTCATCATCTCAGTTTGCAACAATCAACTTCTTAATTGGATAGAGAATGAATTGATTTGGGTTTTCAGTCTCATTCCTGGTTTTGCTGCTGTCCTGCCTAACCTCATTGCCAAAATTGATGcggcaaaagaaaaatatctcaCAGCTTCTTCTGTATCCTCAAATATCAAG GTGAAAACGTGGGATTTCTCTTTTGCATCAATTTGGAACACTCTGGTCTGGCTTATGCTATTCAACTTCTTTGTCAAGATTGTGAATGCAACTGCTCAGAGGTATCTGAAGAAACAGCAGGAAAAGGAGCTTGCTTTGTTGACAAAGAAGTCGTAA
- the LOC18788938 gene encoding linoleate 9S-lipoxygenase 5, chloroplastic encodes MGKVMEAFCLKNKEKLNNNNMVVSGRGSSKIRGEVVLMKKNVMDFTDIRASFTDRIFELLGKGVSMQLISNNQPEPAENGLISRGRLGKAAYLEKWVTTITSTTAGETTFTISMDWENSMGVPEALLVKNHHHSQFYLKTITLENVPEHGRLHFVCNSWVYPARYYKYNRIFFPNKAYLPSKTPGLLLPYREEELKNLRGSGSRKLKEWDRVYDYATYNDLGSPDDGPEHARPILGGSQCPYPRRGKTGRKPTKTDPDSESRLALLDLNIYVPRDERFSHVKFSDFIAYFLKSLAQVLLPELRSLCDKTINEFDTFEDVFNLYDGCIELPNGPTLKKIRDCIPWELFKELVRSDGERFLKFPLPDVINKDRSAWRTDEEFAREMLAGVSPVNIACLQEFPPTSKLKPDVYGNQNSSIREEHIEKNMDDLTVEQAMQWNRLFILDHHDALMPYLRRINSTNTKTYATRTLLFLKEDGTLKPLAIELSLPHPQGDHHGADSKVFTPAPKGSKRIEDSVWQLAKAYVAVNDSGYHQLISHWLNTHAVIEPFVIATNRQLSVLHPIHKLLQPHFRDTMNINALARHILINAGGVLERTVFPAKFSMEMSSAIYENWVFTEQALPADLLKRGMAVPDPNGLQGLRLVIEDYPFAVDGLEIWSAIETWVTEYCSCYYKTDDEVHSDTELKSWWTELRNEGHGDKKDEPWWPEMKTRDELIQSCTIIIWVASALHAAVNFGQYPYAGFLPNRPTVSRRFMPEAGTDEYAELESNPDLAFLKTITSQFNTLLGISLIEILSRHSTDEVYLGQTDNPEWISDDKPRAAFKKFGDTLMEIEKRIDERNNDEKYKNRVGPVKVPYTLLYPSTSDTKREGGLTGRGIPNSVSI; translated from the exons ATGGGGAAAGTGATGGAAGCATTTTGTTtgaagaacaaagagaagcTAAATAATAACAACATGGTGGTGAGTGGAAGAGGAAGCAGTAAAATCAGAGGAGAAGTAgtgttgatgaagaagaatgtAATGGACTTCACTGATATCAGAGCCTCATTCACTGATAGAATCTTTGAGCTCTTGGGCAAAGGTGTTTCCATGCAACTCATCAGTAACAACCAGCCTGAACCTGCAG AAAATGGGTTAATATCAAGAGGGAGGCTTGGAAAGGCAGCATACCTGGAGAAATGGGTTACAACCATTACATCAACGACGGCGGGAGAAACTACTTTCACCATTTCCATGGACTGGGAAAACTCCATGGGAGTTCCTGAAGCTTTGCTGGTTAAAAACCATCACCACAGCCAATTCTACCTCAAGACAATCACATTAGAAAACGTTCCGGAGCACGGTCGACTCCATTTCGTCTGCAATTCCTGGGTATACCCGGCACGGTATTACAAGTATAATCGAATATTTTTCCCCAACAAG GCCTACCTGCCATCAAAAACACCTGGGCTATTACTCCCTTACAGGGAAGAAGAACTCAAGAATCTAAGGGGGAGTGGATCACGCAAGCTGAAGGAGTGGGACAGAGTGTATGACTATGCTACCTACAATGATCTGGGCAGTCCAGACGACGGTCCAGAACATGCACGCCCTATACTTGGTGGATCGCAGTGTCCATAtccaagaagaggaaaaaccGGGCGAAAACCAACTAAGACTG ACCCCGATTCTGAGAGCAGACTGGCACTACTAGATCTAAACATCTATGTTCCAAGAGATGAGCGGTTTAGCCATGTTAAGTTTTCAGACTTTATTGCCTATTTCCTGAAATCCCTGGCTCAGGTATTGCTTCCAGAGCTCAGATCTTTGTGTGATAAAACTATCAATGAGTTTGACACCTTTGAGGATGTATTTAATCTGTATGATGGATGTATCGAGCTACCAAATGGGCCAACACTGAAGAAAATACGGGACTGCATCCCTTGGGAGCTGTTTAAGGAACTAGTTCGCTCAGATGGCGAGCGATTTCTCAAGTTCCCATTGCCTGATGTGATTAATA AGGATAGATCTGCATGGAGGACAGATGAAGAGTTTGCAAGAGAAATGTTGGCAGGGGTGAGTCCGGTTAACATTGCCTGCCTCCAA GAATTTCCCCCGACCAGCAAGCTAAAACCTGATGTATACGGGAATCAGAACAGTTCAATAAGAGAAGAGCACATAGAAAAGAACATGGATGACCTCACTGTTGAACAA GCGATGCAATGGAACAGGCTATTCATATTAGATCATCATGATGCATTAATGCCATACCTGAGGCGAATAAACTCAACCAACACAAAGACCTATGCCACCAGAACTCTCCTCTTCCTGAAAGAAGACGGGACATTGAAGCCTCTGGCAATTGAGTTAAGCTTACCACATCCACAAGGCGACCATCACGGTGCTGATAGCAAAGTTTTCACTCCAGCACCAAAAGGCAGTAAACGCATTGAGGATTCGGTGTGGCAGCTTGCCAAAGCTTACGTTGCTGTAAATGATTCTGGCTATCATCAGCTTATCAGCCACTG GTTAAACACCCATGCTGTAATAGAGCCATTTGTGATTGCAACAAATAGACAGTTGAGTGTGCTTCACCCAATACATAAGCTCTTGCAACCCCACTTCCGGGACACGATGAACATAAATGCCCTAGCAAGGCACATCCTCATCAATGCTGGTGGGGTGCTTGAGAGAACAGTCTTCCCAGCTAAATTCTCCATGGAAATGTCATCCGCCATTTATGAAAACTGGGTATTCACTGAGCAGGCATTACCTGCTGACTTGCTCAAGAG AGGAATGGCAGTTCCAGACCCAAATGGCCTTCAGGGCTTAAGACTTGTGATTGAGGATTACCCGTTTGCTGTTGATGGGCTAGAAATATGGTCCGCTATTGAAACTTGGGTTACTGAATATTGCTCTTGCTACTACAAAACAGACGACGAGGTCCACAGTGATACTGAACTCAAGTCATGGTGGACAGAGCTCCGCAATGAAGGCCATGGCGACAAGAAGGATGAGCCATGGTGGCCTGAGATGAAAACAAGAGACGAACTTATCCAATCATGTACCATAATCATATGGGTGGCTTCTGCCCTCCATGCAGCTGTTAATTTTGGGCAATATCCTTATGCTGGCTTCCTCCCTAACCGCCCAACTGTAAGCCGCCGTTTCATGCCCGAGGCAGGCACTGATGAATACGCTGAGCTTGAGTCAAACCCTGACTTAGCCTTCCTCAAAACAATTACATCCCAATTCAACACTCTCCTCGGTATATCTCTGATAGAGATTCTATCCCGACACTCAACTGATGAGGTTTATCTTGGGCAAACAGATAATCCTGAGTGGATTTCGGATGATAAGCCCCGAGCAGCATTTAAGAAATTCGGAGACACACTGATGGAAATTGAAAAGAGAATTGACGAAAGGAACAATGATGAGAAATACAAGAACAGAGTTGGGCCTGTTAAGGTGCCTTATACATTGCTGTATCCTAGCACCTCGGACACAAAGAGAGAGGGTGGACTCACTGGGAGAGGAATTCCCAACAGTGTCTCTATATGA
- the LOC18791706 gene encoding photosystem I reaction center subunit II, chloroplastic gives MAMATQATLFTPTPSAPKTSVERSTVPWKQSVSSSFMAPKPLKLSSTTRTMRINAAAEEKTVAPPKEAPVGFTPPELDPTTPSPIFGGSTGGLLRKAQEEEFYVITWESPKEQIFEMPTGGAAIMREGPNLLKLARKEQCLALGTRLRSKYKIKYQFYRVFPNGEVQYLHPKDGVYPEKVNPGRQGVGQNFRSIGKNVNPIEVKFTGKQVYDI, from the coding sequence atggcCATGGCAACACAAGCCACCCTCTTCACCCCAACCCCCTCAGCCCCAAAGACCAGCGTTGAGCGCTCCACTGTCCCATGGAAGCAATCAGTGTCCTCCTCCTTCATGGCCCCAAAGCCACTCAAGCTCTCCTCCACCACAAGAACCATGAGGATCAATGCAGCAGCAGAAGAGAAAACTGTGGCGCCACCAAAGGAGGCTCCAGTGGGCTTCACCCCACCAGAACTCGACCCAACAACCCCATCACCAATCTTTGGTGGCAGCACAGGAGGGCTGTTGAGGAAAGCCCAGGAAGAAGAGTTCTATGTGATCACATGGGAGTCTCCAAAGGAGCAGATTTTTGAGATGCCAACTGGAGGAGCAGCCATTATGAGGGAGGGTCCTAATTTGCTGAAACTGGCCAGGAAAGAGCAGTGCTTGGCTCTTGGGACAAGGCTGAGGTCAAAGTACAAGATCAAGTACCAGTTTTACAGGGTGTTCCCTAATGGGGAGGTTCAATATTTGCACCCAAAGGATGGAGTTTACCCTGAGAAGGTGAACCCAGGGCGCCAAGGGGTTGGCCAGAACTTCAGGTCTATTGGGAAGAATGTGAACCCAATTGAGGTCAAGTTCACTGGCAAGCAAGTTTATGACATATAA
- the LOC18792984 gene encoding uncharacterized protein LOC18792984 — protein MDSCSSSVRDSSSPFDCLIFDLDDTLYPSNTGLGEACKTNIDDFLVEKCGFPESKASSLRVELFKSYGSTLAGLRALGYDIDADDYHSVVHGRLPYDRIKPDPQLRNLLRSIAQRKIIFTNSDRKHAVKALDRLGVRDCFEQIICFETMNPNLPSSTRPNEFPVVLKPSMEAMEIALRVAEVDPRRTLFLDDNIRNVAAGKAVGLRTVLVGKTVKSNEADYVLENVNNLAQAVSEVWVGGKDGGSNKRISRTRSDIEVDSILTTTAVGA, from the exons ATGGATTCCTGCAGTTCCTCTGTTCGcgattcttcttctcctttcgATTGCCTCATCTTCG ATTTGGACGACACTCTGTACCCTTCCAACACTGGATTAGGTGAAGCTTGCAAGACGAACATCGATG ATTTTCTAGTTGAGAAATGCGGGTTCCCGGAGAGCAAAGCCTCCAGTCTTCGAGTTGAGCTTTTCAAAAGCTACGGCAGCACCCTCGCCGGCTTACGT GCGTTAGGCTACGACATCGACGCCGACGATTACCACAGTGTCGTGCACGGAAGGTTGCCGTACGATCGGATCAAGCCCGATCCTCAACTCCGAAACCTCCTCCGTAGCATCGCACAGAGAAAAATC ATATTTACGAATTCGGATAGGAAACACGCGGTGAAGGCGTTGGATCGTCTGGGAGTGAGAGACTGCTTCGAGCAGATCATATGCTTCGAGACGATGAACCCGAACCTGCCGAGTTCGACTCGGCCTAACGAGTTTCCGGTGGTTCTGAAGCCGTCCATGGAGGCCATGGAGATAGCGCTCCGGGTCGCCGAGGTGGATCCTCGTCGTACG CTGTTTCTCGATGACAATATCCGTAACGTCGCTGCCGGGAAAGCCGTGGGTCTACGCACCGTTTTG GTTGGAAAAACCGTGAAAAGCAATGAAGCAGATTACGTGTTAGAGAACGTGAACAACCTGGCACAAGCAGTTTCAGAAGTATGGGTAGGCGGAAAAGATGGTGGTAGTAACAAAAGGATCAGCCGCACCAGAAGCGACATTGAGGTCGATTCCATTCTCACAACCACAGCTGTTGGAGCTTGA